The Populus alba chromosome 6, ASM523922v2, whole genome shotgun sequence genomic interval tttttatgaggttatttacATCTTATAACTCAAGTtacgggtttgatgggttaacctaggttaattagagttgttttttttttttgtatctcttttaattgatttttcaatttcaactcctttcaatattagatttattagggatttaacttcataatttttttttaatttacttttaataaaattatttcagttTTATTACTTATATCATGAATTTACCAAGTTAAATTAATCAGTCAACTATGagatcataaaataaaagtttaagaagaaaaataaacagtgCATATAGCATTAGATAACCATTATACAAGATCGGACATTAAAAGTTTAACacattttcttttcccttcaCATGATTTTTAAGATTCATCACAAATACCATCATAACATAACTTTTATTACAATGTAAAATGTGAAAACCCACGGatgcatcttcaaaatttctcctaaaaaaccaaacaaatagcCCCTCTCTGCTCGCCATGAAAGGTTAGCAATAGAGTTTCAAACTCATCCCCatgattttgtattttagaaTCTGCTAAAAACTCAATCTTTTTTGGTCTATTTATTTGTGTGGTTGTTTCTATGTTTAAAACAACCATAGTAACTCAATCATATGGTAATGTTCCAATAACATATTTATACTAGTGGGGCCTACCATTAATTGTGGCACAACCATAAGTTTACAAGAAGCAGCAAAGAGCTACTTCTTGCACTGGGAAAACTCATGAACAGTGGAGtcattcatggttttttttcctgaacagtggagcatgtcTCCATTGTTCATGGGTTTTTTCCATGACATGCTCCACTGTTCCGGCCAGACCAGTTcgatttaaagctaaaaatacattgaaatggGTCTaacctaacaaaataaaataaaaaaaaatttaattgtgtttttattcaaaaaacttgtgttaaaaagaatattttatataaaatattatttattttatgatataatagtaatagttaaatttacaatatttaaattaaaaatcatcaatattaatatatattttttaaaattattttataaccttaattttaaaagcattcttaaccaaacacattaaattactttttgttcaaccttaatttcaaccacagttttaactaaatatatatttttccaaaccaacctcaactaaaaatactttttataaatatttttttttaaattataaccaaAATCACAATAGCTATTACAACACCAAACACACGCAAAATTCCCTGAGAAATAGCATCCTGCACTGATATTGTTGCTGCATTCTTGTTGGGATCAAGGCACCAAACCTTGTCCTTTCCTGTAATTGGCATCAAACACTTAAATACTAGAGTTACAAAACCTAGTATTTTATCACacgtattaaaaaaatcaaattaaaattaactatatttaatttagtgGATCAaccattaactttttaaatccattaaaattctatttaattaaaaaaaaaaaattgaaattgctttaatttttctttaaaaaatacaaaaacaaatgctaTTTTAGATTATCTAAATTTATTCAAGTTAACCTATTTTCAATCTTAAATGGAGTTATGATAAATCACGTTtcataattttggttttttcaataataaacaCTAGGGAAgtatctattttaatttcatttacaaaagaaaattatagaacacactatttttttaatatattattgatattgAGTTATAAACCGTTTTATCTCATCAAACTCAACACACATGTTCGTAGATTAAaacacttatatttttttaaaagatttaagttttaaaaattttaaaattactgaaaatttatataattattaatttaaaaattcataaaattaattaaaatatatacaaactgATTATCAAtgtcaatctaaaaaaaaaaaaacactcatttTTTTGCATTAGAACAACTCAATCACAAACCTTAAACCAGATACAGGCCCAAAAAACCCAATACCCGCAAACACAAGCCATAGTCCAAAACCACCTATAAATCCCCATCTAGGGTTTTAATTCCTTCCTTGCACCCAACCTCCGCCAGCCCCCTCTCTCagaaacacaaacacaaaatgCCGGCTGGTCACGGTCTCCGGTCTCGCACAAGAGATCTCTTTGCTCGTCCCTTCAGAAAGAAGGGTTACATTCCATTGACAACCTACCTCAGAACCTACAAGATTGGAGACAATGTAGACATCAAGGTTAACGGAGCTGTCCACAAGGGTATGCCTCACAAGTTCTACCATGGACGTACTGGACGTGTCTGGAATGTCACCAAACGCGCCATCGGCGTCGAGATCAACAAGCAGGTATATTAATCTCCTTCACTGTATCTTAGGGTTTTTGGTAAGACTTTTATAGTGCACTTTATGTGTTTGAtcatttgtttgtttgaaaatgaTAGGCTTTTACTTATAGGCTCGATATTTATAGACAGTTTGCTTCGTGGTTAACAtgggtttcttttttatatctaaaagaAGCTGTGAGGGTATCtatttgtgattttgtttttgttattgatgaATTTGAGGTTTCGtcttgtaagtttttttttttttttttttttttactttgtttgaaGATTTGAGCTTATTTTCATAACCAGTAATTTTAAAGCTGAAATAACTAGCTGGGCTGGTTTTACTTTTTTGGTTTGATTACTGGTTAGACATCTTTGCTTGTCTTTAGCTTATGAACTGTTTAATTTAGCCATTTTGTTGAGATTGAGGTAACCAACCTACCACGCCCGCCATACTTGGACTATGTTCTTTCTCTTCCCTGTCCGTGAAGGTGGATCAAATAAGGGTCCAAACCAAGCTCACGTCTCCTTCATTGTCATTGGTCCTTTCTTTCGTCGTGGtcccttttttattaaatcttttcttttgatttgtttctgcTGAATATTCAAAGGAGCCCCTgtatcattggttgcatgtcaTAGGTGTTCTCTTTTTAGCTTGAACTGTAGATGGCCTTATTTAAGTATTCATGGAAAACGAGCGTGAAGATTATATCTTTGTTTGATAGGTTATTACTGAACTTCCATCTGACATTATTACACACCATTGCTCAGCGTGGACTCATATTTTGTGCTTTGCATATCACCGGATTGACCTGCCTGTTTGTTTCCGAGATGGTCGCTTGTGTTGTTTTAgtgattgatgttttttactgtTTACTATAATTTGAGCAATGGAGGGCATCCATGTTAATCCCTTTCATTTTTACAGGTGGGTAACAGGATCATCAGGAAGAGGATCCATGTAAGAGTGGAGCATTTGCTTCCCTCAAGGTGCACTGAGGAATTTCGTctcaggaagaagaagaatgatcaACTGAAGGCTGAGGCTAAGGCCAGAGGTGAGGTTATCAGCACAAAGAGGCAGCCACAGGGTCCCAAACCTGGTTTCATGGTGGAAGGTGCGACATTGGAAACTGTTACTCCCATTCCATATGATGTTGTTAATGATCTCAAGGGCGGTTACTAGGTCGCCTACCAACTTTTTGTCATGCAGTTTGGTTTGTGTCTCCAATTTTTGTGGACTGGGGCGAGTCATTGGTATTTTCAGTTTCTGTTTACATTTCACTGTTAGAGATCAGCAAGATTATAAAATACTTGTGGGAATTTGGAATTCATTTAAAGTAGCTTTCGAATTAAATGTTTTCGCTGCACTTTTGCGTTTCATTTTCCTGCTCGTTAGGGTGGCTTATTTTGAAGAAGCATCAGTTGCCTTCTCAAAATATTCctgaaaatttaaatattgaatgTTTACCAGTTAAGCCACCCACTTTTTTCTTTGCCTTCGCGACATCAACTTGTTATTTTACTGTTGAAAGCTGATAGGCAAGTTCTTGGCATACTGAAGTTGCCCCGAATAAACGCAGGGTTTCATGGGGCAGCAAATTTAAAGTCTTAAACTGACGGGTCAAGGATTTTAGTTTCTAAGCTCTGCTTTCCGCTTATGCGTTAATGTATTATTAATGTTTACAGCTAGTTTTTCGACCATGCATTTGctctttgctttgttttcttcttttttggccTTCACCACGCGTTGGGTCTTGGTGGCAACTACTTTTCATGTATCTCGCAAAACTGGATAGAGGAAAGGCAtttggttttttagaaaaacatctGTTTACCAACATTTTCGTTTTTAAGCTGGCTAAATTCCAGTAGTAGTTTGTGCCAATAAATAGAAATTCATTTGCGAAAAAATTATCCATATCAAAGTAAATCTACGAGTTAGAAATTAGGAATGCATGGAATTGTTACATAATAAGCAGCAGTCAGCGAGCTAATTGTAGTTCTTTTGACACATCTCTGTATCCGTGGCACGCTTGCCTCTGTTGTTATTTGTTGTCATCTCCCtggaaaagattaaaaaagacaGTCTcttcaaagaaaagaatatgTACTTTTACAGCAAGCCTGTCACGAGCACTACAGAAGTGACTTGGGGATCTAAGACAAATTATCCTCTCGCAGAAAATATTCACTAGCTagtgatttgaaatgatttgaaCCCTTTATTCATGTTGAAAGAATCTTACCATACAATCAAGACATAAGCTTGAGGACCCCCTCTCTTCCAACCAAGAACAAGCTCAGTCTACAAAATCAAGCTGAAGCTGAACGATGAGGATATACTATGCACTCTTCTCTCTTCTGCTCCTGCTAGTCTCAGGTTATTCTCTTATCACCCtacaaataattaatcatttcaCATATGTTCTACCATTACCTTGTGTGTGAGTTTGGCAGATTACCAATTAAAGCAGAAATAgatgataaaatcaataaatcatgTTAAAATGCCATAAAGTCGTAAACTGCTGGGCCTCTGGCATTTGGGAGGTTAGGCATTCATGCTTCTTTGTTccactcaatttttttcttttcatattgcCAGCTGCGTTTAGCCATGCCAGGGCAATCCATGGGGCCAATGCGGTGAGGATTCCGGAGCACACGTGCCACAAGCTGCTAAGCATGAACAGATGTGACTTGCAGAAGTGTAACCAAGAGTGTTCCAAGGAACCTCTAGGGGTAGGAGTGTGTAGGAATGCCAACTGTTCTTGCACATATTATTGCAAGCAACCTCCACTGTAATGCATTCCCATACTGCCGGAGTTTGTATTCAGGCACGTACATAATACAAATTTAGATTTAGGGCATCGTCATGATGGCATAACATGAGTCTTCACTCATATGTAAAGGAATGCAGTATTTTGTGGCGACACGTTTTTTGATTTTGCTCTTCCTATCATTCACTGCCATCTACAGGTGTTGTCTTGCACAAAGAATTAATAACAACgctaaataatttattgtgaccttgatttttattttctttttcatattaaatttgaCTCAACCTCCAGCAGAGCACGTGACAATGAActaaatttcaactaaaaattcTGGATGCAAACTTTTATTGGGAGGAAATGGCTCTATTTGTCTGTACAAAATGGAGCAATTatctaatttgaatttatatctttaattttgtcAAACTAATTTCTGagtaaagcaatttttttttaatgtcattttattttattttttcatccaaACTTATATAAGATTACCTAATTTGCACGAGATTGATATCGATATCAAAAAATACCCCTTACTTTAAATGAGACAAGTAGCTCATTTATCACTATATTTTAAAGGCTGTAACCGTTGAgcttgcttatatatatatatatattatgtttttatatttttaagatctTTAACATGTTCTTCTAC includes:
- the LOC118043867 gene encoding large ribosomal subunit protein eL21z/eL21y, which gives rise to MPAGHGLRSRTRDLFARPFRKKGYIPLTTYLRTYKIGDNVDIKVNGAVHKGMPHKFYHGRTGRVWNVTKRAIGVEINKQVGNRIIRKRIHVRVEHLLPSRCTEEFRLRKKKNDQLKAEAKARGEVISTKRQPQGPKPGFMVEGATLETVTPIPYDVVNDLKGGY